One genomic window of Ictalurus punctatus breed USDA103 chromosome 23, Coco_2.0, whole genome shotgun sequence includes the following:
- the thtpa gene encoding thiamine-triphosphatase, with amino-acid sequence MSVEVERKFVCDSQVLEKLKDIGAVCLGQNEFKDQYFDSADFTLTLKDFWLRKREGSWELKRPAASHLNAEKRAQDVCTKYREITEVLQIRAELIAVMGISTERTSDSLQTEQSKDVHAEFEKWLQDLKLECFAEFTTVRCSYALGYEGDDRKVRVDLDQADFGYCVGEIEVLVSEGDEMTSAMQYIEKTAQKLGLSSQKKTQGKMHVYLQRFRPDHYAELLKAHVM; translated from the exons ATGTCCGTGGAAGTGGAGCGGAAGTTTGTGTGTGACTCACAAGTCCTGGAGAAACTGAAGGATATTGGAG CTGTATGTCTGGGTCAGAATGAGTTTAAAGATCAGTACTTCGACTCCGCAGACTTCACATTAACCCTAAAGGATTTCTGGCTGAGAAAACGTGAAGGATCCTGGGAGCTAAAACGGCCGGCGGCATCACATTTGAACGCAGAGAAAAGAGCACAGGATGTGTGCACTAAGTACAGAGAGATCACAGAGGTGCTTCAGATCAGGGCTGAACTCATCGCTGTCATGGGCATTTCCACAGAACGCACATCCGACTCCTTACAGACGGAACAATCTAAAGATGTTCATGCTGAGTTTGAAAAATGGCTGCAGGATTTGAAACTGGAGTGCTTTGCGGAGTTCACCACCGTCAGGTGTTCTTATGCTCTGGGATACGAAGGGGACGACAGAAAAGTCCGGGTCGATCTGGACCAGGCCGATTTTGGCTACTGCGTGGGAGAGATCGAAGTTCTTGTTTCAGAAGGGGACGAGATGACGTCTGCGATGCAGTATATAGAGAAGACCGCTCAAAAATTAG GTCTCAGCAGTCAGAAGAAAACTCAGGGGAAAATGCACGTGTATCTTCAGAGATTTCGCCCAGATCACTACGCTGAGCTTCTTAAAGCTCATGTGATGTGA